From the Musa acuminata AAA Group cultivar baxijiao chromosome BXJ3-7, Cavendish_Baxijiao_AAA, whole genome shotgun sequence genome, one window contains:
- the LOC135642216 gene encoding probable protein phosphatase 2C 73: MGGCCSRDEVGRMPTSGAMERVDAFYAAEEDSVRVGDGGARVRLKGSCMVASMFTQQGWKGVNQDAMTLWEGFAGDQGTIFCGVFDGHGPYGHRVACHVRDALPSRLQSGMKAFEGGAGDTGGDGDGWFASWNATIVSAFEELDKELSNHPWIDCICSGATAVTILKERDHLIIANLGDSRAVLCTRDDDDQLVPVQLTVDQKPNLPSEAERIRSCRGRVFSLEEEPDVHRLWLPDEDSPGLAMARAFGDLCLKDFGLIATPQISHRKLSDKDEFVVLATDGVWDVLSNEEVIKIVSSANKRSAAAKQVVDRAVRAWRTKHPTSKVDDCTVVCFFLQQPLPASNKPTRGIRRDSTVSADLSCTDSFRTARSEVSEPEMEVGAGGSQQEWTALDGVSRVNSLLKLPRFAKALSWRKRSVKIEEDT, from the exons ATGGGAGGGTGTTGCAGCAGGGACGAGGTCGGGCGGATGCCGACCTCCGGAGCAATGGAGCGGGTCGATGCGTTCTACGCGGCCGAGGAGGACAGCGTGCGTGTCGGCGACGGCGGCGCGCGCGTGAGGTTGAAAGGCTCGTGCATGGTGGCGTCCATGTTCACGCAGCAGGGTTGGAAAGGCGTCAACCAAGACGCCATGACCCTGTGGGAG GGCTTCGCCGGAGACCAAGGCACCATCTTCTGCGGCGTCTTCGACGGACACGGGCCGTATGGCCACAGGGTCGCATGCCATGTCCGCGACGCCCTGCCATCGAGACTGCAATCCGGGATGAAGGCTTTCGAAGGCGGGGCTGGTGATAccggcggcgacggcgacggctggTTCGCCTCGTGGAATGCTACCATCGTGAGTGCCTTCGAGGAATTGGATAAAGAGCTGAGCAACCACCCGTGGATCGATTGCATCTGCAGCGGCGCCACAGCTGTGACCATCCTTAAAGAG AGGGATCACTTGATAATCGCCAACTTGGGAGATTCCAGAGCGGTCCTCTGCACTCGAGACGACGACGACCAACTTGTTCCGGTCCAACTCACGGTGGATCAGAAACCCAATCTTCCGA GTGAAGCAGAGAGGATTAGGAGTTGCAGGGGAAGAGTGTTCTCTCTCGAGGAAGAACCTGATGTGCACAGGCTATGGCTGCCTGACGAGGACAGTCCGGGGCTCGCCATGGCCAGAGCTTTCGGCGACTTGTGCCTCAAGGATTTCGGGCTCATCGCCACCCCTCAGATCTCCCACAGGAAGCTGTCGGACAAGGACGAGTTCGTGGTCCTCGCGACTGACGGC GTATGGGACGTGCTGTCGAACGAGGAGGTGATCAAGATAGTGTCGTCGGCCAACAAGCGGTCGGCCGCGGCCAAGCAAGTGGTGGACCGCGCGGTTCGAGCGTGGCGGACGAAGCACCCCACGTCCAAGGTCGACGACTGCACCGTCGTCTGCTTCTTCCTCCAGCAGCCTCTTCCTGCGTCCAACAAGCCAACCCGCGGAATTCGGAGAGACAGCACGGTTTCGGCGGACCTCTCCTGCACGGATAGCTTTAGGACGGCGAGAAGCGAGGTCTCGGAACCGGAGATGGAGGTGGGCGCAGGCGGATCGCAACAGGAGTGGACGGCGCTGGATGGGGTGAGCAGGGTGAACTCGCTGCTGAAGCTTCCTCGGTTCGCCAAGGCGTTGAGTTGGCGCAAGAGATCCGTCAAGATAGAGGAGGATACATAG
- the LOC103992536 gene encoding PRA1 family protein B4-like, whose translation MMSSAPSPPPLPISDPPSGAAAAGSTAPVSTPAFRLFLSRLSDSVSRFLSERRPWSELADRSAFSRPDTLADATSRLRKNLAYFRVNYAAVVAAVLALSLVTNPFSLLVLLALLAAWCLLYLFRPADPPLVLFGRTFSDRETLGGLVLFSVLVVFLTSVGSIIISALVAGAAMVAAHGAFRVPEDLFLDEQETGAATGLLSFLGGVASSAASAASPAVVAARV comes from the coding sequence ATGATGTCTTCCGCCCCCTCCCCGCCTCCCCTCCCCATCTCCGACCCTCCCtccggcgccgccgccgccggttcCACGGCCCCGGTCTCCACTCCGGCCTTCCGGCTCTTCCTCTCCCGCCTCTCCGACTCCGTCAGCCGCTTCCTCTCCGAGCGCCGCCCCTGGTCCGAACTCGCCGACCGCTCAGCCTTCTCCCGCCCGGACACCCTCGCCGACGCCACCTCCCGCCTCCGCAAGAACCTCGCCTACTTCCGCGTCAACTACGCCGCCGTGGTGGCCGCCGTCCTCGCCCTCTCCCTCGTCACCAACCCCTTctccctcctcgtcctcctcgccctcctcgcCGCCTGGTGCCTCCTCTACCTCTTCCGCCCTGCCGATCCGCCCCTCGTCCTCTTCGGCCGCACCTTCTCCGACCGCGAGACCCTCGGCGGCCTCGTCCTCTTCTCCGTCCTCGTCGTCTTCCTCACCTCCGTCGGATCCATCATCATCTCCGCCCTCGTGGCCGGCGCCGCCATGGTCGCCGCCCACGGCGCCTTCCGCGTCCCCGAGGATCTCTTCCTCGACGAGCAGGAGACCGGCGCCGCCACCGGGCTGTTGTCCTTCCTCGGCGGGGTTGCATCGTCCGCCGCTTCCGCAGCCAGCCCCGCCGTCGTCGCTGCCCGCGTCTGA
- the LOC135643024 gene encoding uncharacterized protein LOC135643024 isoform X2, whose protein sequence is MPCLNISTNVSLESVDTSAVLSETTKAVAKIIGKPESYVMVVLKGSIPISFGGTQQAAAYGELVSIGGLNPDVNKKLSAEISTILESKLSVPKSRFFLKFYDSKGSDFGWNGSTF, encoded by the exons ATGCCGTGCCTCAACATCTCGACGAACGTGAGCTTGGAGAGCGTCGACACCTCCGCCGTCCTCTCCGAGACCACCAAGGCCGTCGCCAAGATCATCGGCAAACCGGAATCT TATGTGATGGTCGTGCTGAAGGGATCAATACCCATTTCATTTGGCGGAACCCAGCAAGCTGCCGCTTACGGTGAATTAGTGTCCATCGGAGGACTGAATCCTGACGTGAATAAGAAATTGAGTGCTGAAATATCTACTATTTTAGAGAGTAAGCTGTCCGTCCCAAAGTCACGCTTCTTCCTGAAGTTCTACGACTCAAAG GGTTCAGACTTCGGGTGGAATGGTTCAACTTTCTAA
- the LOC135643024 gene encoding uncharacterized protein LOC135643024 isoform X1 translates to MPCLNISTNVSLESVDTSAVLSETTKAVAKIIGKPESYVMVVLKGSIPISFGGTQQAAAYGELVSIGGLNPDVNKKLSAEISTILESKLSVPKSRFFLKFYDSKANQAQEHAQCLHALHQQ, encoded by the exons ATGCCGTGCCTCAACATCTCGACGAACGTGAGCTTGGAGAGCGTCGACACCTCCGCCGTCCTCTCCGAGACCACCAAGGCCGTCGCCAAGATCATCGGCAAACCGGAATCT TATGTGATGGTCGTGCTGAAGGGATCAATACCCATTTCATTTGGCGGAACCCAGCAAGCTGCCGCTTACGGTGAATTAGTGTCCATCGGAGGACTGAATCCTGACGTGAATAAGAAATTGAGTGCTGAAATATCTACTATTTTAGAGAGTAAGCTGTCCGTCCCAAAGTCACGCTTCTTCCTGAAGTTCTACGACTCAAAG GCCAATCAAGCACAAGAACATGCTCAGTGTTTGCATGCTTTGCATCAGCAATAG
- the LOC135643705 gene encoding exocyst complex component EXO70B1-like, which produces MEENGEEKLIAAVRHIAKTLGRTETMAEDILQVFSAFDGRFSLDKLSSDRPLPRRRSPADSPAAGTAVAGGGGATAGGREADDPRPPLERTIRTLDRQISRFVASDRLIWSDAADAAAFLEAVDDLLATMRDLESPSGTGDKSLFDRTDDLLQRCMLRLEEEFRAILDRPDGFAAAGGISTPPSEDSDSDGADEGEDHVPVAAPVNDYNLVIDALPPGSIADLHAIARRMVDAGFGRECAEAYGVSRRGFVDESIARLGLRPRAADEVQATPWADLEDEIARWVKAAKMAFLILVPSERRLCDRVFASLPPFADLAFAAACRPAAAGLLCFADAIAAGPREPERLFRLVDMYEALHDLLPELDHLLSEQYSATLRAEVAAAHRALGAAIRGIFIELENLIRRDPAKAAVPVGGLHPITRYVMNYLRAACAFRRTLEEVMEEDATGVTIPPDPHHPSSSSLSLQVAWIMDVLQSNLEAKSKVYPEPPLSFIFLMNNGRYMTQKARDSELGALLGEDWIRRQMAMVRRWGNDYQRTTWTKVVAVLRMDGIGGAAASSSAAAGKAMRERLRMFNTYVEDIWKVQVGWLVVDEQLRTELRLAIGALVLPVYRNFVARLRQAGEVGRQIDRHLKYSVEDVETRINELFEGGRRW; this is translated from the coding sequence ATGGAAGAGAACGGGGAGGAGAAGCTGATCGCGGCCGTCCGCCACATCGCCAAGACGCTGGGACGGACCGAGACCATGGCCGAGGACATCCTCCAGGTCTTCTCCGCCTTCGATGGCCGCTTCTCCCTCGACAAGCTATCGTCCGATCGCCCACTCCCCCGCCGACGCAGCCCCGCTGACTCCCCGGCTGCTGGTACCGCTGTCGCGGGCGGTGGCGGAGCAACGGCTGGAGGACGGGAGGCGGACGACCCCCGGCCGCCCCTGGAGCGCACCATCCGCACCCTCGACCGTCAGATCTCCCGCTTCGTCGCCTCCGATCGCCTCATCTGGTCCGATGCAGCCGACGCCGCCGCGTTCCTCGAGGCCGTTGACGACCTCCTCGCCACCATGCGCGACCTCGAGTCCCCTTCGGGCACCGGTGACAAATCCCTCTTCGACCGCACGGACGACCTCCTCCAGCGCTGCATGCTCCGCCTCGAGGAGGAGTTCCGCGCCATCCTCGACCGGCCCGACGGCTTTGCCGCCGCCGGTGGCATCTCCACCCCTCCCTCCGAGGACTCCGACTCCGACGGCGCTGATGAGGGCGAGGACCATGTTCCCGTCGCCGCCCCCGTCAACGACTATAACCTCGTGATCGACGCTCTGCCCCCAGGCTCCATCGCCGACCTCCACGCGATCGCCCGCCGCATGGTCGACGCCGGGTTCGGCCGCGAGTGCGCCGAGGCCTACGGCGTGTCCCGCCGCGGCTTTGTCGACGAGTCCATCGCCCGGCTCGGTCTCCGCCCCCGCGCCGCAGACGAGGTCCAGGCCACTCCCTGGGCCGACCTCGAGGACGAGATCGCCCGCTGGGTCAAGGCAGCCAAGATGGCCTTTCTCATCCTCGTCCCCAGCGAACGACGTCTCTGTGATCGCGTCTTCGCCTCCCTGCCCCCCTTCGCCGACCTCGCCTTCGCCGCCGCCTGCCGCCCCGCGGCCGCTGGTCTTCTTTGCTTCGCTGATGCTATCGCGGCCGGTCCCCGCGAGCCCGAGCGCCTCTTCCGCCTCGTTGACATGTACGAGGCTCTCCATGACCTCCTCCCCGAGCTCGATCATCTCCTCTCGGAGCAGTACTCTGCCACCCTCCGCGCCGAGGTCGCGGCCGCGCACAGGGCCCTGGGGGCGGCGATCCGGGGGATATTTATCGAGCTCGAGAACCTGATCCGTCGGGATCCGGCGAAGGCCGCTGTCCCCGTTGGCGGTCTCCACCCGATCACCCGCTATGTGATGAACTACCTCCGAGCGGCGTGCGCCTTTCGGCGGACCCTGGAAGAAGTCATGGAGGAGGATGCCACCGGGGTCACCATACCGCCCGACCCCCACCACCCGTCCTCGTCCTCCTTGTCCCTCCAGGTCGCATGGATCATGGATGTCCTGCAGTCGAACCTCGAGGCCAAATCCAAGGTTTACCCGGAGCCGCCTCTCAGCTTCATTTTCCTGATGAACAACGGCCGGTACATGACCCAGAAGGCCAGGGACAGCGAGCTGGGCGCCCTGCTGGGGGAGGACTGGATCCGGCGGCAGATGGCGATGGTGCGGCGGTGGGGCAACGACTACCAGCGAACGACGTGGACCAAAGTAGTGGCGGTGCTGCGGATGGACGGCATCGGCGGAGCCGCGGCGTCGTCGTCGGCCGCGGCCGGGAAGGCGATGCGGGAGCGCCTGCGGATGTTCAACACCTACGTGGAGGACATCTGGAAGGTGCAGGTCGGGTGGTTGGTTGTGGACGAGCAGCTGCGTACAGAGCTGCGGCTGGCCATCGGGGCGCTAGTGCTGCCGGTCTACCGCAACTTTGTCGCGCGGCTGCGCCAGGCCGGGGAGGTCGGTAGGCAGATTGACCGCCATCTGAAGTACAGCGTCGAGGATGTGGAGACCAGAATCAACGAGCTGTTCGAGGGGGGACGCAGGTGGTAG
- the LOC103992991 gene encoding shewanella-like protein phosphatase 1 isoform X2, whose protein sequence is MAAVSLGSLSLPPLKYQKVAVCCSYVNGSVRPITVSGNPPTFVSASGRRIVAVGDLHGDLSKTRRALEMAGVLSSDGQDLWIGGETVLVQLGDILDRGEDEIAILSLLRSLDIQAKSTGGAVFQVNGNHETMNVEGDFRYVDPGAFDECIDFLDYLDEYKGHWDDAFIGWIRATKWWKKKRTSESYWTRWNFLKRQQAVIARSSLLRPGGPLACELGRHSVVLKVDDWIFCHGGLLPHHVAYGLERMNKEVSFWMRDFSESSDSPAVPFIATRGYDSIVWNRLYSRDSADAKYQILQISSILEETLQAVGAKGMVVGHTPQFNGVNSKYNERIWCIDVGMSSGVLNSRPEVLEIVDDKARVISTTKMTCLKS, encoded by the exons ATGGCTGCCGTTTCTTTGGGTTCCTTGTCTCTTCCTCCTCTCAAGTACCAGAAGGTAGCAGTGTGTTGTTCATATGTTAATGGCAGCGTTAGACCGATCACAGTCAGTGGAAATCCTCCGACTTTTGTCTCTGCATCAGGTCGTCGGATAGTTGCTG TGGGTGATTTGCATGGGGATCTTTCAAAAACAAGACGTGCTCTTGAAATGGCTGGAGTCTTGAGCTCAGATGGCCAAGATCTATGGATAGGTGGAGAGACG GTATTAGTTCAACTTGGAGACATCCTTGATCGAGGTGAAGATGAAATTGCTATCTTATCATTATTGAGATCACTTGATATTCAAGCTAAGTCCACTGGCGGTGCTGTCTTTCAG GTAAATGGAAATCATGAAACCATGAATGTAGAAGGTGATTTCAGATATGTTGATCCAGGAGCATTTGATGAGTGCATAGACTTCCTAGATTACTTGGATGAATACAAAGGTCACTGGGATGATGCTTTTATTGGCTGGATCAGGGCTACTAAATGGTGGAAAAAGAAAAGGACATCTGAGAGTTATTGGACCCGTTGGAATTTTCTAAAG AGGCAGCAGGCTGTTATTGCAAGATCTTCACTTTTGAGGCCAGGTGGTCCACTGGCTTGTGAACTGGGACGCCATTCTGTGGTTCTTAAAGTTGATGACTGGATCTTTTGTCATGGTGGCCTTCTTCCTCATCATG TTGCATATGGTTTGGAGAGGATGAACAAAGAAGTATCATTTTGGATGAGAGACTTTAGTGAAAGTAGTGATAGTCCGGCAGTTCCTTTCATAGCTACCAGAGGTTATGATAGTATTGTTTGGAATCGTCTGTATTCAAGAGATTCAGCAGATGCTAAGTACCAAATTTTGCAG ATATCCTCTATTCTGGAAGAAACATTGCAAGCTGTAGGAGCAAAGGGAATGGTGGTTGGCCATACTCCACAATTTAATGGTGTTAACAG CAAATATAATGAAAGAATATGGTGTATTGATGTGGGCATGTCTAGTGGAGTTCTTAATTCAAGACCAGAG GTTTTGGAAATTGTGGATGATAAAGCAAGGGTTATAAGCACAACCAAAATGACTTGTTTGAAGTCATGA
- the LOC103992991 gene encoding shewanella-like protein phosphatase 1 isoform X1: MAAVSLGSLSLPPLKYQKVAVCCSYVNGSVRPITVSGNPPTFVSASGRRIVAVGDLHGDLSKTRRALEMAGVLSSDGQDLWIGGETVLVQLGDILDRGEDEIAILSLLRSLDIQAKSTGGAVFQVNGNHETMNVEGDFRYVDPGAFDECIDFLDYLDEYKGHWDDAFIGWIRATKWWKKKRTSESYWTRWNFLKVSALCSYCTSVSLALAIFPKILGQRQQAVIARSSLLRPGGPLACELGRHSVVLKVDDWIFCHGGLLPHHVAYGLERMNKEVSFWMRDFSESSDSPAVPFIATRGYDSIVWNRLYSRDSADAKYQILQISSILEETLQAVGAKGMVVGHTPQFNGVNSKYNERIWCIDVGMSSGVLNSRPEVLEIVDDKARVISTTKMTCLKS; the protein is encoded by the exons ATGGCTGCCGTTTCTTTGGGTTCCTTGTCTCTTCCTCCTCTCAAGTACCAGAAGGTAGCAGTGTGTTGTTCATATGTTAATGGCAGCGTTAGACCGATCACAGTCAGTGGAAATCCTCCGACTTTTGTCTCTGCATCAGGTCGTCGGATAGTTGCTG TGGGTGATTTGCATGGGGATCTTTCAAAAACAAGACGTGCTCTTGAAATGGCTGGAGTCTTGAGCTCAGATGGCCAAGATCTATGGATAGGTGGAGAGACG GTATTAGTTCAACTTGGAGACATCCTTGATCGAGGTGAAGATGAAATTGCTATCTTATCATTATTGAGATCACTTGATATTCAAGCTAAGTCCACTGGCGGTGCTGTCTTTCAG GTAAATGGAAATCATGAAACCATGAATGTAGAAGGTGATTTCAGATATGTTGATCCAGGAGCATTTGATGAGTGCATAGACTTCCTAGATTACTTGGATGAATACAAAGGTCACTGGGATGATGCTTTTATTGGCTGGATCAGGGCTACTAAATGGTGGAAAAAGAAAAGGACATCTGAGAGTTATTGGACCCGTTGGAATTTTCTAAAGGTTTCTGCACTATGTTCATATTGCACATCTGTTTCACTTGCTTTAGCAAT ATTTCCTAAAATATTAGGACAGAGGCAGCAGGCTGTTATTGCAAGATCTTCACTTTTGAGGCCAGGTGGTCCACTGGCTTGTGAACTGGGACGCCATTCTGTGGTTCTTAAAGTTGATGACTGGATCTTTTGTCATGGTGGCCTTCTTCCTCATCATG TTGCATATGGTTTGGAGAGGATGAACAAAGAAGTATCATTTTGGATGAGAGACTTTAGTGAAAGTAGTGATAGTCCGGCAGTTCCTTTCATAGCTACCAGAGGTTATGATAGTATTGTTTGGAATCGTCTGTATTCAAGAGATTCAGCAGATGCTAAGTACCAAATTTTGCAG ATATCCTCTATTCTGGAAGAAACATTGCAAGCTGTAGGAGCAAAGGGAATGGTGGTTGGCCATACTCCACAATTTAATGGTGTTAACAG CAAATATAATGAAAGAATATGGTGTATTGATGTGGGCATGTCTAGTGGAGTTCTTAATTCAAGACCAGAG GTTTTGGAAATTGTGGATGATAAAGCAAGGGTTATAAGCACAACCAAAATGACTTGTTTGAAGTCATGA